GTTCCGAAATGTTTTTTGGAAAGGAGAGGTTTAACATGTTTGAACACGAACATGAGCACGAGCATGAGCACATTGACGCATTCACACTCACGGACGAACAAGGGAACGAGCACCATTTTGTCAGGCTTGGTGAGATTGAAAACAAAGGAAAGCTCTACTGGGTTTGTGAGGAAATCTTCGTTGACGGTGAGGAGATTGTGGATTTCGGAGATACGTACCTCTTTGTGAAAACTGAAGACGAAGAAGGTAATGTCTACCTTGATTCCGTTGACAATGAGGAAGAGTTCAACGAAGTGGTGAGGATCTGGGAAGACATGATGGGTGATGAGGACTTTTTCATCGATATCGATGAGGAGGATACCGAAGAGAACTGAGCATCGACCACTTGACAAACTTCTGCAGGTTGTTGTAAAATAATCATCGCAGTTCGAAATCCACTAGCAGGCGTAGCTTCAAGCGGTGGAGCGCCTCCTTGGTAAGGAGGAGGGTGTGGGTTCGAGTCCCACCGCCTGCTCCAAAAAGTTAAAATTTTGAGGGTACTCGGGTACCCTCTTTTATTTTCTTTTTTAGGGGGGATCGTTTGGACCTCATTCTTCTATCGCTCTCTGTTGCACTCGGAATTGTAATGGGCGCTAATAACATTGGTAACGTGGTAGGACCTATAGTTGCAAGTGGCGTCTTTAAGGTTCGGCGCTTACTCTTTTTTT
This region of Fervidobacterium thailandense genomic DNA includes:
- a CDS encoding DUF1292 domain-containing protein; its protein translation is MFEHEHEHEHEHIDAFTLTDEQGNEHHFVRLGEIENKGKLYWVCEEIFVDGEEIVDFGDTYLFVKTEDEEGNVYLDSVDNEEEFNEVVRIWEDMMGDEDFFIDIDEEDTEEN